A genome region from Chryseobacterium sp. G0186 includes the following:
- a CDS encoding helix-turn-helix domain-containing protein, with the protein MKAMFGEYIRELRTNNHLTLTQLAARLELDSANLSKIENGKRDFDERRLEKLADVFNLDIEKLKVEYFGDQFAKKMFKYNCLPEALNVAKEKINYMRNMNVKQTEIEF; encoded by the coding sequence ATGAAAGCAATGTTCGGCGAATATATCAGAGAGTTAAGGACGAATAATCATTTGACCTTAACACAGCTTGCAGCAAGACTTGAGCTTGATTCTGCAAACCTCAGTAAAATAGAAAATGGGAAAAGAGATTTTGACGAGAGACGGTTGGAAAAGCTGGCTGATGTCTTTAATCTTGACATTGAAAAATTAAAGGTGGAGTATTTTGGCGATCAATTTGCAAAAAAAATGTTTAAATACAATTGCTTACCTGAAGCTTTGAATGTAGCTAAGGAAAAGATTAATTACATGAGGAATATGAACGTAAAACAAACCGAAATAGAATTCTAA
- a CDS encoding DUF3127 domain-containing protein gives MELQGTVKKLSETQTFASGFQKRELVILTQEQYPQPINIEFLSDKISLLDNIKEGENVKIGINIRGREWVSPQGETKYFNSITGWKIEKVFDNGSEPTQAMPQQSASPVSNENPFAGDDDDDLPF, from the coding sequence ATGGAATTACAAGGAACGGTAAAGAAACTTTCTGAAACTCAAACATTTGCTAGCGGGTTTCAAAAAAGAGAATTGGTTATTTTAACCCAAGAACAGTATCCACAGCCGATAAACATAGAATTTTTGTCTGATAAGATCAGCTTATTGGATAATATTAAGGAAGGTGAGAACGTAAAGATAGGAATCAATATCAGAGGAAGAGAATGGGTTTCTCCACAAGGTGAAACAAAGTACTTCAATTCTATTACCGGATGGAAAATAGAGAAAGTGTTTGATAACGGATCTGAACCTACTCAGGCAATGCCTCAGCAGTCAGCTTCTCCTGTTTCCAATGAAAATCCTTTTGCCGGAGACGACGACGACGATTTACCTTTTTAA
- a CDS encoding tetratricopeptide repeat protein: MEEYFGNELVKKFEEMMENNDEFYFDTEELEDIIVYYLELGDFNYADMAVNYGLKLHPNSLDIKIKKLEILLEWEEYNTAKGLINELKGSSMENTDFLVCYAKYYSNLGNPRKSIEICKKALTLEEEENFLHNFIADEYVNLGDPFNALKHYRKALKEDPSDEYAMENCMVCFSDLNKSEEAIAFLNEYLDDFPYSETAWFEYGQFYFNRKNFEESIKGYDYLLAINSSSVGVYANKAACYEALGQYQKAIETYEEMLELEYTKAFTFYKIGLCNKALKQPIIALNAFQKSLREDPQFYLAMMEQSYLYEEMGGMTEALHFAKEATQLNENNLDYQKRLAFLFIDSGKFEESLSCLKKLVDAEPSRFYNWYAYSEVLMLVGEYEEAVTILNNAIKKHYRAELFYQLSNCFFNLRQQDKGIESLQKALELDPSLVKDMQKKYPFIKDEVKKVKTSKVKKKN; encoded by the coding sequence TTGGAAGAGTATTTTGGAAATGAACTTGTAAAAAAGTTCGAGGAAATGATGGAAAACAATGACGAATTCTACTTCGATACCGAAGAATTGGAAGATATCATTGTTTATTATTTGGAGCTTGGTGATTTTAATTACGCTGATATGGCTGTTAATTATGGACTGAAGCTTCATCCCAATTCATTGGATATCAAGATTAAAAAACTTGAAATTCTTTTGGAATGGGAAGAATATAATACCGCTAAAGGGCTTATCAACGAGCTGAAAGGTTCTTCCATGGAAAACACAGACTTTTTGGTTTGCTACGCCAAGTATTATTCGAACCTGGGTAATCCTAGAAAATCCATTGAAATTTGTAAAAAAGCACTGACTCTGGAGGAGGAGGAAAACTTCCTTCACAACTTTATTGCAGATGAATATGTGAATCTCGGAGATCCCTTTAACGCTCTTAAACATTACAGAAAAGCACTTAAGGAAGATCCGTCTGACGAGTATGCGATGGAAAACTGTATGGTGTGCTTCAGTGACTTGAATAAGAGTGAGGAGGCTATAGCCTTTCTTAATGAATATTTAGATGATTTTCCTTATTCTGAAACAGCATGGTTTGAATACGGGCAATTCTATTTCAACAGAAAGAATTTTGAAGAATCTATAAAAGGATATGACTATTTATTAGCCATCAATTCAAGTTCTGTTGGAGTGTATGCCAATAAAGCAGCTTGCTACGAAGCGTTAGGACAATATCAAAAGGCAATCGAGACCTATGAGGAAATGCTTGAACTTGAATATACCAAGGCATTTACCTTCTATAAAATCGGATTGTGCAATAAAGCATTAAAACAACCTATTATAGCTTTAAATGCGTTTCAGAAATCATTGAGAGAAGACCCTCAGTTTTATCTTGCAATGATGGAACAATCCTATCTGTATGAGGAAATGGGCGGGATGACCGAGGCGTTGCACTTTGCCAAGGAAGCAACCCAATTGAATGAAAATAATCTTGATTATCAAAAAAGATTGGCATTTTTATTCATTGATTCAGGGAAATTTGAAGAAAGTCTTTCCTGTCTTAAAAAATTGGTAGATGCAGAGCCGTCAAGATTTTACAATTGGTATGCCTATTCAGAAGTATTGATGCTTGTGGGTGAATATGAAGAAGCCGTAACCATTTTGAATAATGCGATCAAAAAGCATTACAGAGCAGAGCTGTTTTATCAGCTAAGTAATTGTTTTTTCAACCTGAGACAACAGGATAAAGGAATAGAATCACTTCAGAAAGCCTTGGAATTGGATCCGTCTTTAGTTAAGGATATGCAGAAAAAATATCCGTTTATCAAAGATGAGGTGAAAAAAGTAAAGACTTCTAAAGTGAAGAAAAAGAACTAG
- the glmM gene encoding phosphoglucosamine mutase, which translates to MSLIKSISGIRGTIGGKVNDNLTPLDVVKFASAFGTWLQNNKNKKDLTLIIGRDARISGQMVSSLVTATLQGLGINVVDLGLSTTPTVEIMVPELKADGGIILTASHNPKQWNALKLLNEKGEFITGENGAEVLALAESEDFNYAEVDDLGKYETREDAFDIHIQQILDLPMVDAEAIKAKNFKVALDAVNSTGGIAIPMLLDKLGCETVKLYCDPTGHFPHNPEPLKEHLGDICELVKKENADLGVVVDPDVDRLALIDEKGEMFGEEYTLVAVADYLLKHKNGAAISNLSSSRALRDVAHSHNSEYFASAVGEVNVVTLMKEKNAVIGGEGNGGIIYPELHYGRDSLVGVALFLTHLAKENKTVSELRAGYPSYFMGKKKIELTPEIDVDAILSKMEQEYQNEQVSTIDGVKIDFENNWVHLRKSNTEPIIRIYTEAKSQEEADKLGDDIIAKIKSLI; encoded by the coding sequence ATGTCGTTAATAAAATCTATTTCAGGAATTCGCGGAACAATAGGCGGAAAAGTTAATGATAACCTTACCCCTCTTGATGTGGTGAAGTTTGCCTCCGCATTTGGAACCTGGCTTCAGAACAATAAAAATAAAAAAGATCTTACCCTTATCATCGGAAGAGATGCCAGAATCTCCGGTCAAATGGTTTCTTCCCTAGTAACTGCAACACTACAGGGATTGGGGATTAATGTGGTTGATTTAGGCCTTTCTACAACCCCTACTGTTGAAATAATGGTCCCTGAATTGAAAGCTGACGGAGGGATCATCCTTACAGCATCTCATAACCCAAAACAATGGAATGCCCTTAAGCTTTTAAACGAAAAAGGAGAGTTCATTACCGGTGAAAACGGAGCAGAAGTACTTGCCTTGGCAGAAAGTGAAGACTTCAACTATGCAGAAGTAGATGATCTTGGAAAATATGAAACAAGAGAAGATGCCTTTGATATTCATATTCAGCAGATCCTTGATTTACCGATGGTAGATGCTGAAGCAATTAAAGCAAAGAACTTCAAGGTAGCATTGGATGCCGTAAACTCTACAGGAGGAATCGCAATCCCAATGTTATTAGATAAACTGGGCTGTGAAACAGTTAAATTATACTGCGATCCCACAGGTCATTTCCCACACAATCCGGAACCTTTAAAAGAACACCTTGGAGACATCTGTGAATTGGTAAAAAAAGAAAACGCAGACCTTGGAGTTGTGGTCGATCCGGACGTAGACAGACTAGCCTTAATTGATGAAAAAGGAGAAATGTTCGGTGAAGAATATACTTTAGTTGCCGTTGCAGACTACTTATTAAAACATAAAAATGGTGCCGCAATCTCTAACCTTTCTTCTAGCCGTGCCCTGAGAGACGTAGCCCATTCCCATAATTCAGAATACTTTGCAAGTGCTGTAGGAGAAGTGAATGTGGTTACTTTAATGAAGGAAAAGAATGCTGTAATTGGAGGAGAAGGAAACGGAGGAATTATTTATCCTGAGCTTCACTACGGAAGAGACTCTTTAGTAGGAGTAGCACTATTTTTAACCCATTTAGCAAAAGAAAACAAAACGGTTTCTGAGCTAAGAGCGGGATATCCAAGCTACTTTATGGGTAAAAAGAAAATAGAACTGACGCCGGAAATTGATGTAGATGCTATTTTAAGTAAAATGGAGCAGGAATACCAAAATGAACAAGTTTCTACGATAGATGGAGTGAAAATTGATTTTGAAAATAACTGGGTTCACCTTAGAAAATCAAATACAGAACCAATCATCAGAATTTATACAGAAGCTAAATCTCAGGAAGAAGCAGATAAATTAGGAGATGATATCATCGCTAAAATTAAGAGTTTAATCTAA
- a CDS encoding helix-turn-helix domain-containing protein, which produces MSFFGTNIKRIRQVKGLSQKAFADLFDLNRGVISSYEEGRAEPKIETILKVASHFNLDLDKLLSETLQSNQLNKVSDTDQLLLFPEFAPPKEIKTLSGDHSSNNSILQKILASVDLIFEFTEEKQLLPQYHYGDVLFLNKADLKKDPIHSLLIYVDENLEYASNTTDGEHCYKIVGHISTSEKNIFTEIFERLERLEKTR; this is translated from the coding sequence ATGAGTTTCTTTGGAACTAACATCAAGAGAATAAGACAGGTTAAAGGATTGAGTCAGAAAGCATTTGCTGATTTATTTGATCTGAACAGAGGAGTCATCAGCTCATATGAAGAGGGACGAGCAGAACCAAAGATTGAAACCATACTCAAGGTAGCCAGCCATTTCAACCTTGATCTTGATAAATTACTTTCTGAGACACTTCAATCTAATCAGTTAAATAAGGTTTCAGATACAGATCAGCTACTACTATTTCCAGAATTTGCTCCACCTAAAGAAATAAAAACTTTATCAGGAGATCATTCTTCAAACAACAGTATTTTGCAAAAAATATTAGCATCTGTGGATCTGATATTTGAATTTACTGAAGAAAAACAACTTCTTCCTCAATACCATTATGGGGATGTATTATTTCTGAATAAGGCAGATCTAAAAAAAGACCCTATCCACAGCCTCTTGATCTATGTTGACGAGAATTTAGAGTATGCTTCAAACACAACAGACGGAGAACATTGTTATAAAATTGTAGGACATATTTCAACTTCTGAGAAGAATATCTTCACAGAGATCTTTGAAAGACTAGAAAGGCTGGAAAAAACCAGATAA
- the aat gene encoding leucyl/phenylalanyl-tRNA--protein transferase: MVRLDENEISFPDPELYDSHDGLIAYGGDLSLERIWFAYQLGIFPWYNPGEEILWWCPDPRFILRPEELRVSKSMKKILNRNIFTFSENQNFREVIKNCQQAHRKGQSGTWLSDELMNSFIKLHEYGLAKSIEVWQDGELVGGFYGLQIGNIFCGESMFAKVSNASKAGFIHFVESNKDHIELIDCQSHTEHLESLGAKMIPKKEFLKILHENNERG; this comes from the coding sequence ATGGTCCGACTAGACGAAAACGAGATTTCATTTCCTGATCCGGAGCTTTATGACAGCCATGATGGGCTTATTGCCTATGGAGGAGATCTGTCTTTAGAGCGCATCTGGTTTGCTTATCAATTGGGAATTTTTCCTTGGTATAATCCTGGAGAAGAGATTCTATGGTGGTGCCCGGATCCAAGATTTATTTTACGACCTGAGGAACTCAGGGTTTCAAAATCGATGAAAAAAATCCTGAACAGGAATATTTTTACCTTTTCAGAGAACCAAAACTTCAGGGAAGTTATCAAAAACTGCCAGCAGGCTCACCGAAAGGGGCAATCCGGAACGTGGCTTTCTGATGAGTTGATGAATTCTTTCATTAAACTTCATGAATATGGCTTGGCCAAAAGTATTGAAGTGTGGCAAGACGGAGAATTAGTTGGGGGATTTTATGGCTTGCAAATTGGAAATATTTTTTGCGGCGAAAGCATGTTTGCGAAGGTAAGCAATGCATCAAAAGCAGGATTTATTCATTTTGTAGAAAGCAACAAGGATCATATCGAATTGATTGATTGTCAATCTCATACTGAACACTTAGAAAGCTTGGGGGCCAAAATGATCCCGAAAAAAGAATTTTTAAAAATCCTACACGAAAACAATGAACGCGGATAA
- a CDS encoding DNA cytosine methyltransferase encodes MKKPLTYISLFSSAGVGCFGFKENGFECIATNELLSKRLKIQEHNQKCRYETGYLDGDITSLEVQNQLFTEIEMWKKKHHVSEPDIIIATPPCQGMSVANHKKNDELGRNSLVVESIKITKKVNPRFFVFENVRAFLTTTCTDTDGLEKTIGDAIVQNLGGHYNILSKVINFKDYGAHSSRTRTLVIGVRKDLQNVSPFDIFPQKQKPKTLRELFTDLEKLNEMGTISKNDIFHSFREYDVKMLPWIEKLKEGQSAFQNEEKERIPHQIKDGEIVFNKSKNGDKYARWYWDREGPCVHTRNDILASQNTVHPSENRVFSIRELMLMMSIPENFAWTNVAAEKLNALEPEEQKKFLKKEELNIRHCIGEAVPTGVFANIAKRIKEVVSQKFLSASELNVLIKKEELHITENLISLIRSDFKKFGLENIYQIAEYANSSRQENAAFFTRKDIAFTVVKDLPDFKGKKKIRILEPSVGIGNFIPLLVEKYEDKDEVIFDLVDIDGNSFVVLREILNHLKLSKKFKFNCINADFLTHQFDVKYDLVVGNPPYKKLTNNQELLAAYKGQAQNKETNNLFSFFIEKAISIGKYVSLIVPKSLINAPEFNGTREILKEQNLLKICDYGEKGFKGVKIETISFLLETSAKKAFDTILIESYITETVKESKKDYLFSAQFPYWLLYRNDEFDQTFDKMKFDIFQSFRDRQITKQLTKDSGKYRVLKSRNVGTNQIIEIDNYDSYIDETEKLAVSKYLNKEGVVMVPNLTYYPRASFLPKNTIADGSVALLTLKNGSRMPTETDLEYYGSKEFEKFYRVARNYGTRSLNIDNNSVFFFGLLKTME; translated from the coding sequence ATGAAAAAGCCACTAACTTATATTAGTTTATTCAGCAGTGCAGGAGTAGGTTGTTTTGGGTTTAAAGAAAATGGATTTGAGTGTATTGCAACCAACGAGCTGCTTTCAAAACGTTTAAAGATTCAGGAGCATAACCAGAAATGCAGATATGAAACAGGATATCTTGATGGTGATATTACCAGTCTGGAGGTCCAGAATCAGTTATTTACAGAAATAGAAATGTGGAAGAAGAAACACCATGTTTCTGAGCCCGATATTATTATCGCAACACCACCATGCCAGGGGATGTCGGTTGCCAATCATAAAAAGAATGATGAATTAGGCCGAAATTCATTGGTCGTAGAATCCATAAAAATTACAAAAAAGGTTAATCCCAGGTTTTTTGTATTTGAAAATGTAAGAGCATTTTTAACAACAACCTGTACAGATACTGACGGATTAGAGAAAACCATAGGGGATGCTATTGTACAAAACCTTGGCGGACATTATAATATCTTATCTAAAGTGATCAACTTCAAGGATTATGGTGCTCATTCAAGCAGAACCAGAACCTTGGTGATCGGAGTAAGGAAAGATTTACAAAATGTAAGTCCTTTTGATATTTTTCCACAAAAGCAGAAGCCTAAAACATTAAGAGAGCTCTTTACCGATCTGGAAAAGCTTAATGAAATGGGAACAATTTCTAAAAATGATATTTTCCATTCATTCAGAGAATATGATGTAAAAATGCTTCCCTGGATTGAAAAATTAAAAGAAGGACAGTCTGCCTTTCAAAACGAAGAAAAGGAAAGAATTCCTCATCAGATAAAGGACGGCGAAATTGTTTTCAATAAAAGCAAGAATGGAGATAAATATGCCCGTTGGTACTGGGATAGGGAGGGACCATGTGTTCATACCAGAAATGATATTTTAGCCAGTCAGAACACAGTTCATCCTTCTGAGAACAGGGTTTTCAGTATCAGAGAATTGATGTTGATGATGAGTATTCCGGAGAACTTTGCATGGACAAATGTAGCTGCTGAAAAATTGAATGCATTAGAGCCTGAGGAGCAGAAAAAGTTTTTGAAAAAAGAAGAACTCAATATCAGACATTGTATTGGGGAGGCTGTTCCTACAGGGGTTTTTGCTAATATTGCCAAAAGAATTAAAGAAGTTGTCAGCCAAAAATTTCTTTCCGCATCAGAGCTCAATGTGCTGATTAAAAAGGAAGAACTGCATATAACAGAGAATCTTATTTCTTTGATACGGTCAGATTTCAAAAAATTTGGTCTTGAAAATATCTATCAGATTGCTGAATATGCCAACTCAAGCCGTCAGGAAAATGCTGCGTTTTTCACAAGAAAAGATATTGCTTTTACTGTAGTAAAGGATCTTCCGGACTTTAAAGGGAAGAAAAAAATAAGAATACTGGAACCCTCTGTAGGAATTGGGAACTTCATTCCGCTGCTTGTTGAAAAATATGAAGACAAAGACGAGGTTATTTTTGATCTTGTAGATATTGATGGGAATTCATTTGTTGTTTTACGGGAAATACTGAACCACTTAAAGCTATCAAAGAAGTTTAAGTTTAATTGCATCAATGCAGATTTTCTGACCCATCAGTTTGATGTGAAATATGATCTTGTCGTAGGAAATCCACCCTATAAAAAGCTTACCAATAATCAGGAATTACTGGCGGCCTATAAAGGACAGGCACAAAACAAGGAAACCAATAACCTATTTTCATTCTTTATTGAAAAAGCAATTTCAATTGGAAAATATGTATCGTTAATAGTGCCTAAAAGCCTTATTAATGCTCCGGAATTTAATGGTACCCGCGAGATTTTAAAGGAACAAAATCTCTTGAAGATCTGTGATTATGGTGAAAAAGGCTTTAAGGGAGTCAAAATAGAGACCATCAGTTTCTTGCTTGAAACATCTGCAAAAAAAGCATTTGATACTATTTTAATTGAAAGCTATATCACGGAGACTGTAAAAGAGAGTAAAAAGGACTATTTATTTTCTGCTCAGTTCCCTTATTGGCTGTTGTATAGAAATGACGAGTTTGATCAGACCTTTGATAAGATGAAGTTTGATATCTTTCAGAGCTTCAGGGACAGACAAATCACCAAGCAATTGACAAAAGATTCCGGTAAATACAGGGTTTTAAAGTCTAGAAACGTTGGGACCAATCAAATCATTGAGATTGATAACTATGATAGCTATATTGACGAAACAGAGAAGCTGGCGGTATCCAAATACCTAAATAAGGAGGGAGTGGTTATGGTTCCCAACCTAACCTATTACCCAAGAGCTAGTTTTCTGCCTAAAAATACGATTGCAGACGGTTCTGTGGCGCTGCTAACCTTGAAAAACGGAAGCCGAATGCCAACGGAGACTGATCTGGAATATTATGGCTCAAAGGAATTTGAAAAATTTTACAGAGTGGCCCGAAATTATGGGACCCGTTCATTGAATATTGACAACAATTCCGTATTTTTCTTTGGTCTTTTAAAAACCATGGAATGA
- a CDS encoding very short patch repair endonuclease, with product MTNPNKHNSRSYIMSMIKGRNTRPELLVRKFLHAKGLRYRLHPKKLAGKPNIYLSKYGVVVEVRGCFWHGHENCSLFILPKTNRAWWAKKIKQTKERDYKNEIILLSQKIKTIVVWECSLGNNCREQTLEELYIEIINSLNTSL from the coding sequence ATGACAAATCCCAATAAACATAATTCAAGAAGCTATATCATGAGTATGATTAAGGGAAGAAATACAAGGCCGGAACTGCTGGTTCGAAAATTTCTGCATGCAAAAGGATTGAGGTATAGACTACATCCGAAAAAACTCGCCGGAAAGCCTAATATTTATCTGAGCAAATATGGTGTTGTAGTAGAAGTAAGAGGTTGCTTTTGGCATGGTCATGAAAATTGCAGTCTCTTTATTCTTCCTAAAACCAACAGAGCCTGGTGGGCTAAAAAGATAAAGCAAACCAAGGAAAGAGATTACAAGAATGAAATCATACTTTTATCTCAAAAAATAAAAACCATCGTGGTTTGGGAATGCTCGCTAGGAAATAATTGCAGGGAACAAACGCTAGAAGAATTGTACATCGAGATTATCAATTCATTAAATACTTCACTTTAA
- a CDS encoding zinc-binding alcohol dehydrogenase family protein, protein MKAAVVFEKGQTPQYADFPEPEAIQENEVLVSVKAASIKNLDKARASGKHYSTENKVHQPTIVGSDGVGYLENGSKVYFFSKKGTFAEKAVADKKMMAPIPEELDFSIAAALPNAVMGSAMALKFKGGIQPGNTVLVNGATGTTGRIAVQIAKLYGAQKIIVTGRNENSLQALRELGADEVISLQLSDEAIKENIKKIHTETPIDIVLDYIWGHSVEIILSALKGDGTFSHKTRLITVGGMSGDTIQLSSQILRGTDIQISGSGLGSWTKEESALLFSEIIPEMFQAALEGKIKIDTETVDIKNIEAVWDAEIQTGKRLVVRI, encoded by the coding sequence ATGAAAGCAGCAGTCGTATTTGAAAAAGGACAAACCCCTCAATATGCAGATTTTCCAGAACCTGAAGCTATACAGGAAAACGAAGTCTTGGTATCCGTAAAGGCAGCATCCATTAAAAATCTTGATAAGGCAAGGGCTAGCGGAAAACACTATTCCACAGAAAACAAAGTACATCAGCCAACAATTGTAGGATCAGACGGAGTAGGTTACCTGGAAAATGGGTCAAAGGTTTATTTTTTCAGTAAAAAAGGAACCTTCGCAGAAAAGGCAGTTGCTGATAAGAAAATGATGGCTCCCATCCCTGAAGAGCTTGATTTTTCCATAGCTGCAGCTTTGCCAAACGCTGTTATGGGATCAGCAATGGCTTTAAAATTCAAGGGAGGGATACAACCGGGAAATACAGTGCTGGTGAATGGAGCAACAGGAACCACAGGAAGAATAGCGGTTCAGATCGCAAAGCTGTATGGAGCTCAAAAAATTATTGTTACCGGAAGAAATGAAAACTCTTTACAGGCTCTTCGCGAATTGGGAGCCGATGAGGTTATTTCGTTGCAACTAAGCGATGAAGCAATTAAAGAGAACATAAAGAAAATTCACACAGAAACGCCGATAGATATTGTACTGGATTATATCTGGGGGCATTCCGTAGAGATAATTTTATCAGCACTCAAAGGTGACGGGACATTTTCCCATAAAACAAGACTGATTACGGTAGGTGGAATGAGCGGAGACACCATCCAGTTATCGTCACAGATTCTTAGAGGAACAGATATTCAGATTTCAGGGTCAGGGTTGGGAAGTTGGACAAAAGAAGAATCAGCCCTTTTATTTTCAGAAATCATTCCGGAAATGTTTCAGGCAGCTCTGGAGGGAAAAATTAAAATTGACACAGAAACGGTTGATATTAAAAATATCGAAGCTGTATGGGACGCTGAGATACAAACAGGAAAAAGGCTTGTAGTAAGAATTTAA
- a CDS encoding DMT family transporter, producing the protein MNADKEKWLLLAILSIIWGSSFILIKKSLEHFNPFQVGSLRVLIAGIILLPIAISNYKLFPKKHIKWLILAAFTGNFIPMFLFPIAETEISSSIAGIINSMMPIFVIIVGALIWKFETTKKQIIGTFISFAGVCILAFGGGDSGELKIIPILLLLLATFCYALSTTTVKSKLMDLSSTVLSAFIFSFVLIFPSIIALTSTGFFSEFSFSRDNLMGLLFVSLLSVFGTGLAMMMNYRLLKVSTPLFASTVTLVMPIVAIIWGIIDGEKLTYIQFLGAGIIIAGLIFLRENQKK; encoded by the coding sequence ATGAACGCGGATAAAGAAAAATGGCTACTTTTAGCTATCTTAAGCATTATTTGGGGATCTTCCTTTATTTTGATCAAGAAATCACTGGAACATTTTAATCCGTTTCAGGTAGGATCATTACGTGTACTTATTGCCGGCATTATCTTACTTCCCATAGCCATTTCCAATTACAAGCTTTTCCCGAAAAAACACATAAAGTGGCTTATTTTGGCGGCGTTTACAGGAAACTTCATTCCAATGTTTCTATTTCCTATTGCAGAAACGGAGATCAGCAGCAGCATTGCCGGGATTATCAACTCCATGATGCCTATTTTTGTGATTATAGTTGGAGCTTTAATCTGGAAGTTTGAAACGACTAAGAAGCAAATTATAGGAACATTCATAAGCTTCGCAGGGGTCTGTATTCTTGCTTTTGGTGGCGGTGACAGCGGAGAGCTTAAAATAATCCCTATTCTACTGCTTTTATTGGCAACATTCTGTTATGCACTCAGCACCACAACAGTAAAATCAAAACTCATGGATCTCTCATCCACGGTTTTATCTGCATTTATATTTTCCTTTGTCCTAATTTTCCCTTCTATTATTGCGCTCACCAGCACTGGTTTCTTCTCGGAATTCAGCTTTTCAAGGGACAATCTTATGGGCTTACTATTTGTCAGCTTGCTATCTGTTTTTGGAACCGGATTAGCCATGATGATGAATTATCGTTTATTAAAGGTTTCCACACCACTTTTTGCCTCAACCGTTACTTTGGTTATGCCAATCGTAGCTATTATCTGGGGAATTATTGATGGAGAAAAACTGACCTACATACAGTTTCTAGGTGCCGGAATTATCATCGCGGGATTAATATTTTTAAGAGAAAATCAAAAAAAATAG
- a CDS encoding Crp/Fnr family transcriptional regulator, giving the protein MFEHIKNKFPFPKEKWRKLVSGFERLEVPAKTVLLLEGEISYNAFYIEKGMVRAWYNNDGKDVTFQFFLENTMFSSLESFKKGLPSMVSFETIEPCILYKIKKPDVEAFLEEVYENPELRTLFMDALFERVFDYMKHFFSFIKDTPQQRYINLVKTKPEIIKRVPQHYIASYLGVTTVHLSRIKSKILKEKLM; this is encoded by the coding sequence ATGTTTGAGCATATTAAAAATAAATTCCCTTTCCCTAAAGAAAAATGGAGGAAGCTTGTAAGCGGTTTTGAACGCCTGGAAGTTCCCGCCAAAACGGTCCTTTTACTGGAGGGAGAAATATCGTATAATGCCTTTTACATCGAAAAAGGAATGGTAAGAGCCTGGTATAATAATGACGGAAAAGATGTTACCTTTCAGTTCTTTCTGGAAAATACAATGTTTTCTTCCCTTGAAAGCTTCAAAAAGGGATTGCCAAGTATGGTCTCTTTTGAAACAATAGAACCTTGTATTTTATATAAAATTAAAAAGCCGGATGTAGAAGCTTTTTTGGAAGAGGTATATGAAAACCCTGAGCTGAGAACCTTATTTATGGATGCTCTTTTTGAAAGAGTTTTCGACTATATGAAGCATTTCTTTTCATTTATAAAAGATACTCCGCAGCAACGGTATATTAATCTTGTCAAGACAAAGCCGGAGATCATCAAAAGAGTTCCTCAGCATTACATAGCTTCCTATCTGGGAGTAACAACGGTGCATCTCAGCAGAATCAAAAGCAAAATTCTGAAAGAAAAACTGATGTAG